The Peromyscus leucopus breed LL Stock chromosome 4, UCI_PerLeu_2.1, whole genome shotgun sequence genome segment GCTATTGACCTGATGACCCTTTATAGTTAGCTCTTTGCATTAGCAACTGTCAATCACATTATAAGGAATGGTGTCTGCTTTGTAGTTGAATAACTGCCACCAGGTCTGGCTTTCAGCACCCTGGGCTTACCATAAGTAGATCACCATGACTGCCTTCCTCAAGGTTCCTGTTTGCCGTTGGGAGCCCGGCTGTTCAGCTGGTGGCTGTTTCCCATGGCAGCGTGGCAGTGGTCCTTTAGAACTAATCTGCTCCACTTAGGGCCATTGGAACAGTGTGCTTTGTGTGAGGTGTACACCAGCAACACCAGCAACTCCAGGGGGGGCTAGAGTACAAGGAGGGTACCTGTTGCTGCTCCACTCACCTAGTTCCAACCATCCCCAGCCCAGTAAAGCTGGGTTATAGAGGCCCCGGACTGCATGTGCACTCTGGGCCCTGTTTCCTCTCAGACACGTGGGTGCTGGCCTTCTACCTTTGGGACATGGACCTGGTGCCTATGAATCCAACCACACTGTAGGCTGTGTGCATTAGACTGGGGTGCCCAGGGGCCAGAGTTCTTATTAGTTCAATTTGAAATTTAACTTAGACATGGCAACATGATATGTGCTGTGTGTAAGCATGGGACTGTTGTTTATACAGTGGGAGGCCTTTTTCTCTTGTAAAACCCTGTGAGAGCCAGAGTTGGGGTTCAggtacttggtagcccaggatccTTAGCTCTGGGACCTGCTTACTTGTCAGTATTAACATCCTTTGGGGATGAAACAAGCCACCCTGTCAGAGAGACGGCACTGACCATCACAGCTTCTTCCTCAGACTGCCTGGCTCTTTGTTTTGTAAGGACTTGGATGAGCTTCAGGCCTCGTGGTGGAGATGATATTAGACTTGGGGTACCAGCACACTGGTATTGCCACCTTCCTGTGTGGGCCTGGCCAAAGGGTTTTATGTCAGTTCCAGCGATGGCCCGCTCGTATTCCAGTAAAAGCCAGGCTTCCGCTCAAGGCTGACTGGAAGTAGGGAGTGTgtgctgtttggttttgtgtttaaaGCAGAAATGTTTACGGGAAATGACAGAGCAGAGCATGGTCCTATAGACACCTAATTAAATGTTGGTGGATGGACGTTTGGCTGTGTGCCAGAATGCCTCTGAAATCATAGATTTTGCTTAAGTAGAGATCTGTCAGGCTTATTCTGGGATTCTGTTATGGAAGTGAAGGGTAGAGTCTGCCTGCCTTGTCTCTGAGGTGAGGACACCCACTCCCTCTTCTGTACTGACAGAATCTTGGCATTCTCCCTACTCATGGTGAGGGCCCACCCTAGCATGGTGGCCTGGGGTCTGACTGGGAGTAATGGGCTCGGGTCTCTCGGTTCACTGGCACCTGGCCTCTGCCTTAGGATGTTAAGATCTGCTCCCATGCTGACAGCTTGGCCCTAGTTGAgaggcccatctctccagctggtcTTCGAGATGGGATGGGTCGTGGGTTGAGTAGGCCAGACCTTGAAACCAAGCTCTTGAGAAAGCCCTCTCGGCTTCTATCCTGGGATTGGAAAGCTCCTTCCCTGTTGGCATTGTAGGCCCTTGCGTCCTGTGCTGTTTTCTCTACCTTTTGCATTGGTTTGGAAGGAGGGGGCCAACACTGAGCCACAGAAGAGCAGGACCAACAGGCCTCTGCAGTTCTGTTCAGCCTTGGCTGCCTCAGCCCCAAGTGATGTCTCAGGCCCCTGAGCTACCCCAGCCCTGCTGTGCTCTGGTCTTCCTTGTCTTGTCCCCTGCTTTCCCCTGAGACGTTCTCCTGCCACCCGTCAGAACCTTCTCTCCAAAGAGCCTCTTTGACCTCTGTCTTTGCTTGGCTGACCCGAGCACCccttcctctgactcctgagGTCGTGTGTATtcacagtgtctccctccttGCTCTCCCCATCCACGCACCCACCCCGAGAGAGGGAGCATCTCTCCCAGCAGACTGGACCAGCCTGGAACAGTTTAGATGTGGGAGTTCTGTGTGTTCTGTACCAATGAGCAGCGTACTGCATTCCTTGAGGAGGGTCAAGTTCTCTGGGGTCTCCTCTGCCTGGGTACCCTGTCAGCCCTGCCTTGGAGACCTGGAACAGCTGCCTGCCGCAGGGCCATCTGAACATCTGAACTTACTGTACCGGGTCTGTGAGATGGAGTTCCAGCCCCGTCTTCTTTCCTAAACCTCAGACCGAATCTTTGAGTTCATCAGAAGCTGCTCAAGATCAAGTGGTGTCTGAAGTGAGCAGAGTAGAGGGTCAGGAGGACTTCCGACTGAACCAAATCGAACGAACCAGTGCTGCACCTCGCGGCTGTCTTCCCACCTCTAGCCGGCTGGCTGACTGCTGCTGCCTCTCAGCCTGACAAGGCTCCAACCCTCCATCCTGTTGCCGTGGGTGTCCTCAGGGGGCTCTGGTCACACTGAGATGCTACAGAAGGTGTCTGTGAGGGGCATGGCTTCTGTGTGGTGCATGTGGTTTCACCTCACAGCAAGGACTAGAGCCCTCTGTGCCGTGCTGCTGTTGCTGGGTGGGAGGTGTGAGCTCTGCCACAAAGCTATGGGGTCAGGGTAGGAGCTGTACTGATTGGGAGACCCCAGACTCCGAGTTACCGTAAAGTTAGCAGACCACCCtccaagcctcctgcctcatgtAGCAGCCACTCAGAATAATCTAGTGTGTTGTTCTTCCCCCAGTTAAAATGTGCCCAGTATTggccacagaaagaagaaaaagagatggtCTTTgatgatacaaatttgaaattgacaCTGATCTCGGAAGATGTCAAGTCATATTACACAGTGCGACAGTTGGAGTTGGAAAACCTGGCCGTAAGTATGGCATGTGCCAACTCTTCCAGAAAGTGTTGCCTTGCTTTTGTCCGTAGTCCTCGGGTACGAGTTCCAGCGGTGGCGTCCCCAGGAATTGTGAGCTCTGTGCACAGTGTGGCCCCACACcgtgggaggcaggcagggctgaCTGCTGTAGGAGCCAGTGCCCAGGTGCCAGTGGAGAACAGGACACGAGTGCCTCCACAGCGCTTCCTCACCGTGACACCAGTCCACACAATTCCAAGGGAAGCTGCTTCCTGAGAGTGGTCTGCTCGCTCTGCCTGTGGGACTGGAGGGCTGAGGGGTGTCTGCAGGAGAGATGACAGCAAGCTTGCCCCTCCTCATTGGCTGGTCAGGGGAACggggagggcccatcccactgcCCAGGTCTCCTGCAGCTGAGACTTCGAACCAAGTCCACTAAGAGGAGGTCCCGGCCGGGGTGGCAAGACCCTGTAGTTGGGAGCAGTAGAAGCTCTGCTCGTGGTACAGAGCTGTGACTGAGGAGGCCATGGAGTCCCAGGCAGGGTGGAGCCACTGTTGGCCCACTTTGCCTGACCGCTAGACTAGAGCCAAGGAACATCTCCCTGTGTCTTGGCTTTTTCTAGTTTCAGACTAGGTTCTAGGAGTCATGGGCAAGAGGTCAGTAGGTACAGGGGATCCGAAGAGCAGAGGGTACTGGGGTAACGGCTAGACTGCTGGAGTGAAGCTTGTTGGGCCGTAGGGAGAGGTCGGGGTCTGCTGCAGTGACAGAGCATATCCTTAGACTTCTCAGAGCTCCTGCTTGTGGTAAGACCAATTCCAGAACCTCGCTCAGGTTGCTGGAGTAGAGAGAGGAATGAGGCCCTGTCATGGCCTAGCAGAGGAGCCTGGAGCATGGGATGAGGTCACTGACGCTCTGGAATGTCACTGGCAGGTAGGAGTATGGTAGACCCTGTCTAATGCTTTCCAGTATTAGTATTTCCAATAAAGCCTGGCTTTAAAAGTGACCCCTGGTAATCTCTGGGAAACATCTGCTTGTTGAAGGAGACAGAAttcagagtgagctccagaagtTTGTCTGTTCATGGCAGAGCGAGGAGGACAGGAGTGCCTAGACTTTGTTTCGGGTTGCTGCTGTGGGGGTGGTTTGCTTGTgttgagacaagggctcactaGTAGCCCATTCTGGCTTCACGTTTACagtccaccagcctctgcctcctgagtgctgggattacagaataGGCCAGCTCAAGGTTTCAACATTAGGACTTCCCTGGGGCCTAGCACAGAGTCCTTTTGAAGagatagccaggcaggaggaaggtggaggaagaggagcccCATGTTCTTTTTAGGGATAAAAAGAAGGCTCTTTTTGCATATTTCTTCTAAACCAGTTTTTAAATCTATTTgaagctcctccctccctctctgtagTTCTGGGGCCCTGCCCTCTGGGGTCTTGCCTTCAGTGGCCTCCTTTAAGAATACTGGActgtagctgggtggtgatggtacacacctttaatcccagcatttggaagactgaagcaggtacatctctgaattcaaagccagcctgacctaccaagtgagttctgggacagccagggctacatagagaaaccctggctcgattgaaaaaaggaaaaactctgGTCAGTGGCAcaggtgagatagctcagtgtagcactataagttgtcttctgacctccagacgTCCACACGATGTGTGGCACCCCTCACCCccaaatatatatttgtaaaaatcCCGGATGGTCTAGGAAAGAGCAGAGTGAAAGCAGGTGTtggaggccattttttttttttgcccaactGCAGGGCACTTTGAGACAGTTGTGCAGATGAGTGTGGTCCTTAAGGTGAGGAGGGTGTGGTAAATGCACAGGCAGTTGCCACTGGAGTCAGAGCTGATGCTACAACTATATGGCAGCTGCCTTGGCGATCCATCTTTGGAGACTTGAATTaatcaatttttttccttaagtaaCAATTGCCTGAACCATCCCAGTGGTCTCCCTGAGCCACCCAgacctgtagcatgaattctaattggtcttaataataaaaacccagagtcagctatggggtaaatgctgaaagatcagtaaaggagacaacaactagagagacttcttacctctactgaatcctcagcctgaaaaggagcttgagctcctgtctcctcccgccttatattcctctctccacccagccatatctctttctgtctccacctccctagtgctgggattaaaggtgtgagatcccaagggctgggattaaaggcgtgtgccaccactgcctggctgtttctcttttagactagatgaatcttgtgtagcccagggtggccttgaactcacagagatccgtctacctctacctcccgagtgctgggattaaaggtgtgtgccaccactgcctggcctctatgactaactagtggcttagcgcCTCAtgctgatcttcaggcaagctttattcgttagatcacaaacaaaatgtcaccacacaTTCCTGGTGCCAGCCCCCTCCACATGCTCACAGGAACCCTTTCTGAGATTTAGGGTCCTAGTGGCATGGTGACTTCTAGGCTAACATGATTGTGGCCACATGTGCATGGTGTAGAAGGGACAGGAAGATAAGAGGATTGTCCACTGCCTAAGGCTGGGGCCAAATCAAGCCAGTACACACTGAGGAAGGCTGGGCAGGAAGTCACTTGATGCTCAGGTGGGGTCTGCAAATGATGCGCCCAGCCTAACTGCAAGGCTTTCTCTTTCAGACCCAGGAGGCTCGGGAGATCCTGCATTTCCACTATACCACGTGGCCAGACTTTGGAGTCCCCGAGTCGCCTGCCTCCTTCCTCAATTTCCTTTTCAAAGTCCGAGAGTCGGGCTCCCTCAGCCCGGAGCACGGCCCCATCGTGGTGCACTGCAGCGCTGGCATCGGCAGGTCGGGGACCTTCTGTCTGGCTGACACGTGCCTCTTGCTGGTGAGGAGGCTTTGCAAGCCCAGGGAGAAAGGAAGCATGCTTCAGCCAGCCTGCTGGCTGTACTTCCGTGACGCTGTTCATAGCACCCTTCCTTGGGGGATGCTCTGTGTGGCCCTTGAAGCCCTTAACAGTTCCCATGACAATGGTTCCGTCCCTTCTAGCTTTGTTCACAGGCTGCTCCCAGTTGTCACAGGAGCCAGCCTCCCTATAATCCCCCTGCAACCCCAGAGCTCTTTTCTAAGCTCTTTCAGCTCAGTCCAAAGTTTGGTCCTGGGTTTGCTTCATTTTTCTCACATTTCCTTGAGGCCCTCCACCACCCCTCTGTGGCTTTCCTCTGGCTGACCCAGTTTCCTTGGCTTGCAGATGGACAAGAGGAAAGACCCCTCTTCTGTAGATATCAAAAAAGTGCTTCTGGAGATGCGCAGGTTCCGCATGGGGCTCATCCAGACAGCCGACCAGCTGCGCTTCTCCTACCTGGCTGTGATCGAAGGTGCAAAGTTCATCATGGGCGACTCCTCAGTGCAGGTCAGTGCCGTTCTGCTTAGCACATGCATGTTGGTGTTTGGGCTCGGTTCCTAGCTGAGGATAGACCGTAGGGCCTGTGCACGCTCATCAAGGCTCTGATCTTAAAAAGGTCCAGCTCTGTTGAGGTCaaaggaagtagccctcttttgTGTACACCATCACTAGAGTCGCTAAGGGActgctccctctgcctgccaaggATCCCAGAGCTGCGGCTCAGCTGTGGACTGCTCACCTGGGGAGACCCCGAGCAAGTACTGATGGACTTCTGTTGCTGTTCTTCCCAGGATCAGTGGAAGGAGCTCTCCCATGAGGACCTGGAACCCCCACCCGAGCACGTCCCCCCACCTCCCCGACCACCCAAACGTGTCCTGGAGCCTCACAACGGGAAGTGCAAGGAACTCTTCTCCAACCACCAGTGGGTGAGCGAGGAGACCTGTGAGAATGAAGACAGCCTGGccggagaggaaggcagagacccCTTAAGTGCCATGCATAGCAAGAGCAGGTGATGGAGGGGCCTgacttggtggggggggggtgtaaaaGGAAATGGCTTGCTGTCCAGAAACATTGGGTACTGAAAACCTTGAGGCTACACGAGGTGTTTACGCATGCATGAGAAACGCTTCTGCCTCTGCCGAGTGCCGGCTGCCCCTGGCTCTGCCTGTGCGGTGAGTGACAGGTTATATGTAGTGAGGTTCCAGTGCCACCTTGTGGTGCTTGTCTGATCTGCTCCGTGCTGAAACTGGGCAGGTGGAGCAACTTGCTTGCTCACCCTGGTATAAGCATTGTTGAGCACCCACTGATAACTGTGGAGTCCTGAGATAATAGTAGAGTGTGCGTATCTGTGCTGCGGACCCTCCATTTGGAGAAAGGAACATGCTCCCAGCATTGTGCAGTAGAGCAGGGGTGATAAAGAGAGTGTGTACCTGCAGGAACTGGCACTGTGGTGACCCCAGGAGGAGTGAGGTAGCTTCTGGGGCAGCTGTCTCCTTCCTAGAGGGCAGTTTTGAGGTGTGGGCACACACAGTCTGACTCTCAGTAGGACCCACTCAGAGTCTGAACACGGTGTGTAGAGGCATGGCAGGCTGCCCTCATTCTGGCAGCCTGGGTCCTAGAGGGTACAGAGCTGCCAGTGTACCGGACTAAGGAAGCCATGTTTCCCTGCAACTGGGATGTGGAGCTGAGCGCATCTCTGATGAGAACTAGGAGTTTCCATTCTGATAGAGCACACACACTGGTGGGCTGCGGGCTGACTTGATCTTTGAATGAAACCAAGGTCCCCGGGGACTAGAAGACAAGTAGGCTGGCTGTTCTGGCCTTCTTCCCACCCAACGCGGTGTGGAGGGCCTGCTTCTCCAGAattcctccctccatcttctcAAGGTGGAGTGACCTGTCTCTTCCCCTCCCCGCAGCACGAGTCAAGACACTGAAGTTAGAAAACGGAAGGTGGGTGGAGGTCTTCAAGGTGCCCAGGCATCTGTTCCCACCAAGGAAGAGCTGTCCCCCACGAAGGAGGAACAGAAGGCGCACTGTCCGACTCACTGGAAGCCCCTCCTGGTCAACGTGTGCATGGCCACGGTCCTGGCGACTGGCGCATACCTCTGCTACCGGGTGTGTTTTCACTGACGGACTGCTGTGAGGCGTGAGTGCGGTGGGCACTGCCGCTGCCCAGCTTCGTTCGGGGTCGTCCGCGGCGTCGGTTGGACCCGCTTTAGGGAGCAGCTCCAAGCCTGCGGTGGAACTGGAAGGGCCAGCCCCAGGAGGGGTCGGTGCCCTGGGCTTCGAAGGAGCCCCACGGTCCCAAGAACAGCCTAATCTCAGGGCCTTAAGCTGTTGAGGAGAAGTAGAGGAGATGCCCAATACTCTCACTCACTCGCTCTCACCTcattcctcccctttctttctctgttcgtctttttttttggaaaaaaaagaattacaacacattgttgtttttaacatttataaagcaggtttttgttatttctggaagaaaaaaggaaagacgCTAGGCACTCATGAGATTCTCTTGTGCCCTTTGGCGTATGATCAGATTCCTGATTGATATGATTGCCCAGGGGAAGGATCCCAAACGGTCAGGAATGTAGCGCTCCTGCTGGCTTGGGCGGCCCCCACTGTTACCCTGAGCTGGCAGGTGCCCTGGAGCTGCCCCGCTGTGAGGGGAGCAGCAGCACCGGCTGGTTCTGAAGAGCAAGCCCAGCTCTGCTTCGCTCAGGTGTCCCTGCTGCACTTCCAGACTCAGCtgcgccctcctcctcctcgtttCCCAGCCCTCACCATCCCGTCCCTGTAAAGGGGTCCCCTGGGAGCCCTGCCTCAGGGTCAGTTCACCTAAGGTGGCTGCAGGCGCTCACCCTGCAGTTTCCATTTCATTTGGAAGGTAAGCCCCACCGTGGTAGAACCACACTGCTGAGGTACAAGCGTGactgatggaaggaaggaaggagccttgGTGTCATGGAAGCCACTTCGCAGGACTGTTTCCGACCTCTGACACATTCAGTCCCCTCCTGGAAGGCATCAGATGATTTTTGCAAACTGCAAAGACTTTTTCCTGAGTGGTGATTTTCAGTCAGGACTCCTAAAACACCACTGAGCGCTTGCCGTGGCTGAGGCTGTGGCTGAGGCTGTGGGGGGGCACACGCTTTCCTAAGGCTGCTGCTCTCCAGCAGCCCAGCCTGCTTTCCAGCCTCTCACTGCAGGCCACAGTGGCCGTGGTGGGAAGCACTGGCCAGCAGAGCAAGCTGCAAAGGATGCTGTTCCCACAGCCACCATCTCCTTCAGTTGGGCATCTCCCTTTCTCTGCATCCTTCCACTTCCTTCCCTGGAGTACCGAGCCCACGACCATGGTGAGGAGTGCAagggggtggcagaggcagcGCCCTGGCTCATGGCAGCACAAGGCCCTACCCCCTCCCTAGAAAGTGCTCCACTCTATTTATTCACCTTTCCCAAAGGCGTCCGTCCCCACTGCATGAGCACGTCCTAACCTGGTCATGTAAGGTGTCAGCCTGGCACCCAGGGCTCTGTCGACAGTATCATATCAGTCCTGCACTAGAGCCAGGATTACGAGGCTGACAGGAGCCACGTGCAGCCAGGACTGGGGCCAGGAACAGGCGCTGGAGGGTGGTGGGAGTAGTCTTCAGGAACATGGGACAGTGCTCGTGTGTAAAGGCCCTGTGGCTACTGACGTGATGCTCGAGAATGAGGGCTGGGCTTTCTCCCCATGGCCTTGTCCATCCCGTTCCCAGCCTCCGCTTTCCCTGTTAGGTAGAAAACACGAAGTCTCCTGCCCTGGTGGTGCCATGCGTTTGACATGGGGACCTTAGATGCCCACTCACTGACAGCCCATGTCCAGCCACCTCTGCATACTCCGACCAGATGTGGCTGTTGCTGAGCAGCCGCCACTCTGTGTGGAGCAGTGCTGTCCAGTGCAGAAACTGCCTCCCTCCTGGCAGGACTCGCTAGGCTCTCTGGCCTGCCCCACCAAGCCCCACCACACCTCAGACATTCCACGGTCACATCTCATTCCCCGGACACTTAGGCAAGCAGGGCCCTTCCACCTCTGGAATCTGCCCCTCCATTCCAAGTTCACGCTCCTCTGGAGCAGGCCAGGATTGGAAGCAAGGCAGCTTGTGGGAAGCACCCTCCTGAGCAACCCTGGGTGACAGTCCTTAGAATCAGCCCGCTGTCATCGCTGGCCTGTCACCTTGCCCAGAGGTGTGCCCCTCTTGAGCCTGGTAGACACTGATGATGGTGCTCATGACTCTTCCTGTGAGAGGAACTTAAGACCTCCACATTGGGtggctttttaaaacaagaagcGAAGGCAGCTGGAGCTCC includes the following:
- the Ptpn1 gene encoding tyrosine-protein phosphatase non-receptor type 1, coding for MEMEKEFEQIDKAGSWAAIYQDIRHEASDFPCRVAKLPKNKNRNRYRDVSPFDHSRIKLHQEDNDYINASLIKMEEAQRSYILTQGPLPNTCGHFWEMVWEQKSRGVVMLNRIMEKGSLKCAQYWPQKEEKEMVFDDTNLKLTLISEDVKSYYTVRQLELENLATQEAREILHFHYTTWPDFGVPESPASFLNFLFKVRESGSLSPEHGPIVVHCSAGIGRSGTFCLADTCLLLMDKRKDPSSVDIKKVLLEMRRFRMGLIQTADQLRFSYLAVIEGAKFIMGDSSVQDQWKELSHEDLEPPPEHVPPPPRPPKRVLEPHNGKCKELFSNHQWVSEETCENEDSLAGEEGRDPLSAMHSKSSTSQDTEVRKRKVGGGLQGAQASVPTKEELSPTKEEQKAHCPTHWKPLLVNVCMATVLATGAYLCYRVCFH